A region of the Dehalococcoidales bacterium genome:
GGTTTCCAACCTGATCTCTTCCCGCAACTGACGACTCAAAGCGGTGTAGAACCATTCCTTACCGCCAGCCTGTTCAGCGGTATCCATCGCCCTCAAAACGCGCTTACCGGGGCCTTCAAACTGGGCAAGGGCCTGCCGCAGCGTCAGTGGCTCCATGATGTTCCGCATCCGACTCGAGTTGGTGATTACTGCAAGCATGGAGGCATCCAGTAATACGTTGTAGGCTTCAGCATCCTTGGCGATAGTCTCCGCGGGATCAGAGTCAACACCGGTCGGGAACTCCACGGGCTTTGCGTTTCGATCCTTCTCGGCAGCGTTGAATTCATCAATGATTTCTTTTGCGATCTGCTTGGCGACGGCGACATCGGAACCGTCTTCTGAATTCGCTTTTTCCCTGTACGTTTTTAGCGCAAGAATCGCGTCTTCGGCCTTGTCGAACCCCAGGCCTTTTAGCTGGTCTTCAATCGCTTTACTCATCGTTACCGTTCTCCTTTCGGGACTTCCGCAGCAATGTAAGCGTGGCAATGGCAGTAGCGAGGTACAGCATCTTGGGTTTGATGCGTGATTTGTCGGGAGCTGCGGGTATGTTGAAGGCCGCCCCGTTTGGAGCGGCCTTGTCATCTTCCTGCGCCACCGGCGGTGGCGTTGGACCTCGTAACATCGTGTCAAAGTCAGGCGCGGGGACTTGAGTTCCTTTCAACAGGGCAGTTGCATCCCCGCTGGTATGTTTCAAGGACGGGGTAGCATCCCCATTGCCCACAACGGTCTTGGTAGCAGGAATAACGATCTCCGGGAGATCGGGGAAATATTGAGCTACCTGCTTCAATTCCAGCCCTTTGTGCATTGCCAAGGCCAGGGCATTCGGGTTTGCCGGGATGGGGACAGCCGAAATCTCCAGCAGTTCCTGCTCAAGAAACCGTGTGCCTACATAATGGGCATCCGAACCCTCGCCCTCGTACATTCGCTCCCACTTCTTCGGTAGGAAGCCCACCGAAAATGCGCGAAGATAGCCGTCGCGGTAAAGCCGCCAGACCTCCTCGGCAAAGTCATGTTCGGCGAATTGAACCCTTGCATAGAGCTTGTCGGCTTCAATCCAAATATCCAGGGCTTTCCCTACCGGTAAAGGAACCGAACCTCCACCGAAGAGGCCGCCACTTGTCTGATGCGCCCAAGGAATGACTGGATTCTTCTTGAATTCTTCTAGTTTCCAGCCTGCGGCCTTTACGACATCACCGTAACGGTCCTTGGTTTCATCACTTACGATGGCAACAACAGTGCGGCTGGCAAGGTCAATGCCGTCCTTGGCGCGGACCTGGGCGATTTTCTGCTGGGGTTTGTCAAAGTCGCGCTTTTCGGGATCGGGGGATGCCTCTTCTTTCCCCTCCCATTGCGTTTGGCAAACCGCATAACGCTGGTCCTCGTCGGGGTACTCCTCCTGCATAGTTTCATTGGACATACAGCGCTCCATGAACTCATCATGGGTTTCGTTCTCGTTCGGGGTGGGTAGCGGCATTATTCTTCAACCTCCACGGCGATGTACTCACAACGGCAATTGACAACCTCGTCGGCTGGTCCATCTGGATCATGCGGATAGCGGAGGCCGTTGGAGAACCGCTCACCAAGTTTTGCAACCTCGCCATCAACTGTGCGGTGCGAATCACGGACTTTTTCATCACGCATCGAAACCCACATAATGCTGCCAACCCCGTAGGTCAGATAGGCTTCATATTGGGCCATATGAATTGCAGTCTGTGCTTCTGTCCAGGCAAGACGATCGGTGCGGTAACTTTTCGCCTGCCGGAAGATATGCGCTACGCGGTCGGAGAGTTGGGCCTTGGCTTCGCCAGCGTGGATTCCTTCGAGTAATGATTGCACCAAGGCTTCCCGCGTCTGGCGCATAAGATCGAAACAAAGAAGTGCAAAACGTTCCTGCAACGCAGTCTCAAGGGCGGCGTTCAGATGGAACAATTCGCCCGGGGCCACCTCGTCCACCGCTTCCTGACCGGCACGAATAGCGATGTTCGTCAGAATCAGGATGGTGGCGGCGAATAGGGCAGAGGCATATTTGAGTTCTTCGGGGATTATCTCTTCAAGATCGCCTTCGCGGAGTTCGTCTTTCTCCCGAATCTTCCGGGCGACCTCGTTTTCCTGGTCTTGAAACCACCGTTTTATTGCCGCCGCAAGCTTACGCTGATAGCGTTCGGCCTTCTCGATATACTCGCGCCAGACGACATCCCGGTCTATGCTTTCCGGGCTCTTCTTGGCAATCGGAGAATCCGGTGCGCTGCCGACTACGGCAGAAGCGAGACCTTCCTCGCTCTCACTGCCCTCCTCGCTCTCACTGCCTTCCGGCCTGCCGCCTTCGTCTTCGGGAGGGCGCTCGTTCTGCGGCCCGCCGCCAATAGTTGTAAAAGCGTTGAATGGTGTATCGCCCCAAGATACGGGTTCCATGCCATGCCGTTCACGCCACTCGTTGATTGTGATAAGGCCATCTGTGAGTTGGAGATGGACAGTCTGCGCGACCTTGAGGTCGCTTTCACGGGTAACACGCTCGAATTCAAGTTCAAGGGTCTCATCCCAGAGGTGTACAAGCCGATACGTAAGGACCTCGGCGATAAGGGCAAGCCGCGGGTCAATGCAGTGTTCCCTTGCCGCTTCATCATGCTTCGGATCATACTGCTGGCTTGCGGAGTTCATCAGCAGAGGAATCATCTGCGGCGGGATATGAAAAGCGTTGCAGATGGTGTCATGCGCCCACTGAAGAACACTCATAAACTCCATGTCCTTCTGCGTGGAACCAAAGGGCCTGGGTTTCAGGCCGGCTTCGCCGATTAGCCAGCGATGCGCCTTGTCTACGCCCGAGTACATGCGGGCAAGGTCTTTCTTAAGCCGGCGAATGGCATTCGGCGCAAGGCTTTGATCCGTTTCCAGAATTACAGGTGGAATGCCGCCCTGTTTGAAATAGTTTTTGTTGTATCTGACCGCATAGTTGTCAAGGTCTATGGCCTCTTGGGCTCCCTCTATAGACCCCAGACCATACCAATAGGACTGCGGGTTGGCGTAGTTGATGGGGATAATCTGCCAGGGAGGGTATTCCTTTTCCCCGCCGTTGACCTTGTAGATATATTTCCTAACATATTTCACGGGGTCGGGCACGATTTCTACAAGATCGGGTTGGAGGACCCACAACTGTGTCGGCTTGCCGTCGACGAACTCATCCAACAGAATGTAAGCGTTACCAGTTGATTCAAGGCCGACCATCATCTTCTCAAAGAACTGCATCCGGCTGCGCTGTGGATTCGGTCGTTGTAGGAGGTCTAGTACGGGATGTGTGTAAACTTCAATCCGACGCCATTTCTTTGTCGTCCTACTCACTCTGTAGAGGTGCATTGGGGTTTTGGCGCACGTCCGCTGGATATAAGCGATGCACGAATAAGCGGTTGCGTTTATCGCATATCGGATGAACGAGCCGTAATCGTCCGGCTGGACCATCCCGAATTCGAGCGTTGCCTCGTCAATGTGGGGACCAAGAAAGGTGGGGGCTTTTTCAACCCACTTACGCAGTTCTGTAGTTGCTATCTCTTTGGCGGTAGGAGGCACAGTCAATCCCCCAGCTAAATCACCCAAAGCCGAGGTTCGTGATTCGGCTTGCGGCGAATCATCGTAATAAGCATGGCCAATGCGGTAGCGCGGTCGGATTTGCCGTGCTTGGGATGGTCGAATCTTATGCCGGACATCGTTTCCTTGGTGATAAGCGTCATAAGCTCGGTTTCCATAGCCTTGCATTCAGGATCGTTCAAGGGCCACTTTATCTGACCGTTGTGTATCGTCTGATACAGGTTGGTTGCTAGTTCGGTGTTGATGGCCTGCGTAATGTGCAGTTCCTCGATATGAATCCCAGACCGCGAGGCGCGTTCCATCAGCGAAGCAGTCTGGTGTTGGTCCACAACATACTGCACGGGATGGAAAACGTTGTGCGCAAACAAGACTTCGCGCTCAATATCGCTCATCTGGATCGGCTTCTTGGGTTGCGGTATAAGGGTCTTGATGTAGTCCAGATAAATCAGCGAGGTCTCGGGATCGCGGTGTCCTATAACAATACAGGTGTTGTCATTCTTCAAGCCCACATCACAGCACCAGACGTGTCGAACGCCGGGCAGGGCAGTGGTCCTTAGTTGCAGGTCTTTATCCTGACAGCGAGCGATGTCTTCAGGACCAATAAGCGATGTGGCATCCGACACCCATCTGTTCAAATGCCATCTGGCGAACTCCATAGGGGTCATTACCTGGCGTTCGCGCTCTAGGTACACAGGGTCTTTCGCGCTCGGCAGAAGGTTCTCGAAGCTCCACCACATATAGAAGCGGGGGTCCGATTTCAACCCCTTGATGATAATCTCGTCAACCACCGAGTCATCGAAATCGGTGCCGTACTGCTCTTGCACGGCTTTCTGATATATCTCACGAAGAATCGAGTTCAAGACACCAGCGGTTGACGTGATCATGAGTTGGGCATCGGGAATCTTGCCCATCGAGGTCTGGATAGCCACATACAACTCGCGTTCGCGCTGCCCGTGCATCTCGTCAAAATGGACGAAAAAGGGCCGCATTCCGTGAGCCGTAATGTCTTCCGCGGAGATACAGCAGTACGTTGCTTCGGTGGGAAGCACACGAATGTCGTCGCCTTTGCGACTGATCTTCACGAACTTCATAAGCTCGGGGTTCCGTTGCAGCGGAGCTGCGACATCCCTCCAAGCCCTGGTTGCCTGGTCCTTGGAGTTCGCGCTGGCGAATAACTCAGCGTTTCGTGGAGCGGTAAGGAGTTTGTGAAGCGCGATCGCCGCTCCGATTCGCGTTTTCCCATTCCCCTTCGGCAGCCCTAAGACGACGATCTGGTAGCGCAGGCGATTATCCACTCGGGAGTACAGGGGATTTAGTATCTTCTCAATCTGCCAGGGGAAGAGCTTGATCGGCTTCAGGGTTTCAGATTCGATGTAATACCGCTGGATGAATTCCAGGGGCCTAGGCCGGTAGTAATCCGCCCAGGCTTCATAGTCCACATAGCGTTGTCGTGTCATGGGTGATCAACCGGGATGGACAATATCCCGTCCGGTGTTGCAGATTTGATCCGCGCCCGGGCTACGGGGGTGAGTCCTAGCTTGTCGCAGGTATCTTCATAGTCCCGCATCAGGGCTCGGAGGTCTTTGAAAAGCGGCTGGGCCTTCACTGTGGGCGATTGCCCCTTCTTCCCGGGTTCGTAGATGAAATAGTCAACCTTGCCGAAGTAGATATGTGCGCGGGAGATCAACACGGCAAGATTCGCTAGATGCTGGATTAGCAGTTCATCGCCCTTCACATAGTTGGGGATGAACTCGGGAACCTGTTTGGTGATGGAATCGTACACTTGCTGGAGTAAGACGCAGGAACCGTCGGCGCGATACTCGGGACATTTCGGGCCGGCAATGCAGTTCTTACAGGCCATGAACGCGGGGACGGGAAGCGTGATTTCGTCTTTCTTTTTTA
Encoded here:
- a CDS encoding HK97 family phage prohead protease; translation: MPLPTPNENETHDEFMERCMSNETMQEEYPDEDQRYAVCQTQWEGKEEASPDPEKRDFDKPQQKIAQVRAKDGIDLASRTVVAIVSDETKDRYGDVVKAAGWKLEEFKKNPVIPWAHQTSGGLFGGGSVPLPVGKALDIWIEADKLYARVQFAEHDFAEEVWRLYRDGYLRAFSVGFLPKKWERMYEGEGSDAHYVGTRFLEQELLEISAVPIPANPNALALAMHKGLELKQVAQYFPDLPEIVIPATKTVVGNGDATPSLKHTSGDATALLKGTQVPAPDFDTMLRGPTPPPVAQEDDKAAPNGAAFNIPAAPDKSRIKPKMLYLATAIATLTLLRKSRKENGNDE
- a CDS encoding phage portal protein, which codes for MVQPDDYGSFIRYAINATAYSCIAYIQRTCAKTPMHLYRVSRTTKKWRRIEVYTHPVLDLLQRPNPQRSRMQFFEKMMVGLESTGNAYILLDEFVDGKPTQLWVLQPDLVEIVPDPVKYVRKYIYKVNGGEKEYPPWQIIPINYANPQSYWYGLGSIEGAQEAIDLDNYAVRYNKNYFKQGGIPPVILETDQSLAPNAIRRLKKDLARMYSGVDKAHRWLIGEAGLKPRPFGSTQKDMEFMSVLQWAHDTICNAFHIPPQMIPLLMNSASQQYDPKHDEAAREHCIDPRLALIAEVLTYRLVHLWDETLELEFERVTRESDLKVAQTVHLQLTDGLITINEWRERHGMEPVSWGDTPFNAFTTIGGGPQNERPPEDEGGRPEGSESEEGSESEEGLASAVVGSAPDSPIAKKSPESIDRDVVWREYIEKAERYQRKLAAAIKRWFQDQENEVARKIREKDELREGDLEEIIPEELKYASALFAATILILTNIAIRAGQEAVDEVAPGELFHLNAALETALQERFALLCFDLMRQTREALVQSLLEGIHAGEAKAQLSDRVAHIFRQAKSYRTDRLAWTEAQTAIHMAQYEAYLTYGVGSIMWVSMRDEKVRDSHRTVDGEVAKLGERFSNGLRYPHDPDGPADEVVNCRCEYIAVEVEE
- a CDS encoding terminase large subunit, which codes for MTRQRYVDYEAWADYYRPRPLEFIQRYYIESETLKPIKLFPWQIEKILNPLYSRVDNRLRYQIVVLGLPKGNGKTRIGAAIALHKLLTAPRNAELFASANSKDQATRAWRDVAAPLQRNPELMKFVKISRKGDDIRVLPTEATYCCISAEDITAHGMRPFFVHFDEMHGQRERELYVAIQTSMGKIPDAQLMITSTAGVLNSILREIYQKAVQEQYGTDFDDSVVDEIIIKGLKSDPRFYMWWSFENLLPSAKDPVYLERERQVMTPMEFARWHLNRWVSDATSLIGPEDIARCQDKDLQLRTTALPGVRHVWCCDVGLKNDNTCIVIGHRDPETSLIYLDYIKTLIPQPKKPIQMSDIEREVLFAHNVFHPVQYVVDQHQTASLMERASRSGIHIEELHITQAINTELATNLYQTIHNGQIKWPLNDPECKAMETELMTLITKETMSGIRFDHPKHGKSDRATALAMLITMIRRKPNHEPRLWVI